CATCCAGATTTCAAGTATGACTTCATTTCCGTCATCGTCTGTCTCAAGCAAAAGCTTCAAAACATCTCCTGTTGCAATTCTTGAAAAAGTTGTCTCCGTACCTGCTGCGGTATGCACGGTTACACCAACCGGAATCTGTGTGGTGACAACGCCTCCCGTCATATTGGAAGCATCTTTTTCCCCGGAGTCCGATGGCATTTCTGTTGTATCCATATCCACAGATTCTCCATTCGAAGGCACATCAGATGGGGCATCTCCTGTCGGTGGCTCTCCTGTTGGTGCCTCGCCGGACGGTGCTTCTTTGTCGGATGGTTTTTCTCCCGATGGGGCTTCTCCTGACGGCGCGTCTCCGCCAGATGGAGCATCCCCAGATGGCGGCTCTCCTGTTGGCGCTTCACCGGATGGCTTATCCCCTGATTCTGTTCCGTCTGAATTGCTTTCGGAATCTGTCTGTTCCTGTTTTTCTGCATCTTTTGACTCCGTGCTATCCGCTGCTGCATCTTCGTCTTCTTCCGTTGAGATTACCTGTGATTCATCCACTTCCATGTATGTGATTTCATTTCCTTCTATTGCGGTCACAACGGCATACGCATATCTCTGATTGTCTGCAAGTTCCGTATCATCCGCCTGCGAACCACATCCGCCTAAAGAAGTAAGAAGTAACATTCCGGATAAAATCAGTCCTATTCTCTTTTTTATCATCATTCTTTCCTCGCTTTTCTTTCTATCCGGCTCTTATTCCGCGCTCAACGCTTCTACCGGTACTAACTTCGATGCCTTATAGGCAGGATAGAATCCAAAAATAGTTCCTGTTCCGATTGCAAATAAAAGTGCAATGAAAAATGCTGACACGGAAAGTTCCACCCTGACTCCAAGATATTCAACCAACGGTGTAATCAACACACTGACACCTATTCCTAACACGCCTCCTAAAAAGCTGATTGCCGCTGCTTCTAACAGGAATTCAAACAAAATATTACGCTGGGAACAACCGATTGCTTTTAAAATACCAATCTCATTTGTTCTTTCTTTTACCGAAACAAACAGAACATTCATAATACCGATACCGCCTACAACAAATACAATTGCCGCCATTGCAACTAAAAGCATAGTTAGAATCTCATTTGAGGCGGAAGCTGCTTCTATTTTGCTTCCGGCATCTTCATAAGTGAATTCTGTGTTTGGATAAGACTCTGCGAGAACGTTTGTAATATCTTCGATTACGGTATCAACCGCATCCACGTCTTCCGCTAACACTGTGATGGTAGGATTTACATCTGTTCCTACGATATATTTAATCCCTGTTTCATATGGAATAAATACAGAGTCGTCCGGGCTGATTCCGGATGCCACGGTTCCCATCGTCTGTAACACGCCGTTTACCACATAAGGACGGTCATCAATATAGATAACACTTCCATAAGCATCAATCGCACTTCCGAAAATCTCCTCTGCAACTGTCGCACCAAGGACACAGACTTTTTCTTTGTTCTCATCATCCGAATCTGTGATAAAGCTTCCAACGGCAAGCTCTAAATTGCTGATTGACTCATAATTTGATTTGATTCCCGCAATCGTGTAAGAGGTCTCCTCCTCCAAATCTCCACCGTCAACATTGGATTTGGTGGAGTACGAAATGGTTGCCGCGGATATGCCGGAGACAAATGTCTCGATGTCGTCGACATCATCATCTGTCAGTGTTATTTTTTCTTGATTCATACGGTCTTCCATATCCGTGCTGTTACCAAAGAGAGATGACATATCTGGCATTCCGCCGCCTAATTCTCCACCAGGACCTCCTGAACCGTCGCCGCCTCCTGGGCCACCGCCCATGTTTCCATCGGAAGCATTGCCTCCACCGGCACTGTCACCGCCACCCGATGGCATTCCTCCACCAGACGGCATTCC
Above is a genomic segment from Roseburia sp. 831b containing:
- a CDS encoding ABC transporter permease, whose product is MRGKELLRLVWINITQNKFKAIMTSIGIIVGAATIVMVIAIGKGGQEDVADQFKNLNAGAIDISYEGGGMDNSMSSGSDDDSSSGGGGVVMPSGGGGGDASGGGMPSGGGMPSGGGDSAGGGNASDGNMGGGPGGGDGSGGPGGELGGGMPDMSSLFGNSTDMEDRMNQEKITLTDDDVDDIETFVSGISAATISYSTKSNVDGGDLEEETSYTIAGIKSNYESISNLELAVGSFITDSDDENKEKVCVLGATVAEEIFGSAIDAYGSVIYIDDRPYVVNGVLQTMGTVASGISPDDSVFIPYETGIKYIVGTDVNPTITVLAEDVDAVDTVIEDITNVLAESYPNTEFTYEDAGSKIEAASASNEILTMLLVAMAAIVFVVGGIGIMNVLFVSVKERTNEIGILKAIGCSQRNILFEFLLEAAAISFLGGVLGIGVSVLITPLVEYLGVRVELSVSAFFIALLFAIGTGTIFGFYPAYKASKLVPVEALSAE